The DNA window CGGCATTCCAGTTGGCAACAGTTTGTTTGCCACCCGGTGCAGCACCAGAAGCAAAATACGTACCTGGTACCATTGCATTTCCTGCGTTTTGTTTAAAAAGTCCTACTACGATCGGTACATCCGCTAGTCCTTCTTTTTCACGTAGGCGTTTAACAATTTCGTCGGCCATGCGCTTGCCTTCTTTTTCGATTTGTGCTTGAGGAATTTCCTGTTCATAGGACATTCCGCCTTCAGAGCTATAATACATCGTATTCAAGGCCAGACCTATTGAGATACCACCAAGCCGAATTTTCCCCTCATCCGTCTTCACTAAATAGTTCTGTTCGGTGATGTGTGCCAGTATTTCTGCAGGTGCACGTTCGCCTGCTTTTTTCTGCTCTTCAGTTCGTTTGTCCGCTGCATTTAAACCTGCTGGATTGTCTGTACTGGTGCGTTGTAGCCAGGAAGTGGCATCTTCATCCGTGATTTTCTGCCCTTCCTGGAAATAATAATCGTCAGGCGAAAATTGTTTTTGCGACAAGCGCAACAACCCATTTTCTGTCTCCACAATATCGTAACGAGAATTTAGGCGATTAACGATTTTTCCTCTTGTGGCACTTTCTTTATATGGCAGAAGCGTACGATAATATTGATCATCCAACTGCATGCTTGGAATAATCGCCGTCTCTACTTCTTCTTTTTCATTTACTACTTCTGCTTCCTCATCGGTCTCGGAAGGAACACATCCCGTTAGCAGCAGCAAGCTGATTGGAATCCACCACATACGCTTCATGTTAAAATCTCCTTATTTGTTCAATTCCTCAACGAGACGTGCTTCGTCCCAAATCTCTACTTTAAGCTCGCGCGCTTTATCGAGCTTTGAACCTGCTTCTTCACCTGCAATAAGCAAATCTGTTTTCTTGCTCACGCTGCCTGACAGCTTGCCTCCAAGTGCCTCAATTTGAGCGCTAGCCTCTTGACGAGTCATTTGTTCCAGCTTACCTGTCAAAACGATTTTCTTTCCTGCAAATGCATTTGCGCCTTCTTCGATACGTACTCGTGTACCCGTATAAGTTAGATTGACGTTCGCTTCGTGCAAACGTTCCACCAATGCACGAACTTCTTCACTATCAAAATACATCACGATAGAATCCGCCATTTTTTCGCCAATTTCATGTATTTCGACTAGTTCTTCTTTTGTTGCTGCGATTAATTGTGCTAACGTTCCAAAATGTTCGGATAAAATACGCGCTCCTCTTTCGCCAACATGGCGGATACCCAGACCAAACAACAATTTCTCCATCGAATTGCTTCTAGAAGCCTCAATCGCTGCTACTAAGTTGGATGCAGACTTGTCACCCATTCGATCTAGTTCTAGCAATTGTTCTTTTGTTAGCTTGTAAATATCAGAAATGTCGTGAACCAAGCCTTCCCGGTACAATTGCTCAATCACTTTTTCACCAAGCCCGTCAATATTCATCGCGTTACGTGACACAAAGTGAATGAGTCCTTCTGTGATTTGTGCCGGACATTGCGGATTGACGCAGCGAAGCGCAACTTCTCCTTCGATGCGAACTAACTCGCTATCACATGCCGGACAATGAGTCGGCATTTCAAAAGGCAGTTCTTCTTCAGTTCGTTGATCAAGAATGACAGCTACGACTTCTGGAATAATGTCTCCCGCTTTTCGAATGATCACTTTATCGCCAATTCGAATATCTTTTTCTTTGATCAAATCTTCGTTGTGCAAAGAAGCACGTTGCACAGTCGTTCCTGCAACCGATACTGGATCTAATATCGCAGTTGGTGTCACAACTCCCGTTCGCCCAACACTCAATTCAATATCGCGTACAGTCGTCATTACTTCTTCTGCCGGAAATTTATAAGCTGTTGCCCATTTTGGACTTTTCGCTGTAAAGCCAAGTTCTTGCTGGTATAAAAATTGATTGACTTTAATGACGATGCCGTCAATTTCATAGGGCAAGTCATTTCGTTTGTCAGTCCACTTTTTAATATACGCCAATACTTCTTCAACAGTCGTACACACTTGGCGTTCTTTATTTGTTTTAAAGCCGAGACCTGCAAGATAATCAAGGGATTCATCGTGGTTTGATAAATTATATGTTTCCCCGTCGCCACCAATTCCATAAATAAAAACATCCAAATTTCGGCTCGCTGCAATTTTAGGATCCAATTGACGTAGCGATCCTGCCGCAGCGTTTCGTGGATTGGCGAATAGCTCTTCGCCTCGTTCACCACGCTCTTCGTTCAAGGCATGGAAGGATTTTTTGGGCATGAAGACTTCGCCGCGCACTTCAAGCGAGACGGCTTCTTTTAATTTGAGTGGGATAGTACGGATGGTTCGTAGATTAACCGTGATATCTTCACCAATACGACCGTCTCCGCGTGTTGCTCCTTTGACGAATTTACCGTTTTCATACAACAGTGATACCGCAAGACCATCAATTTTCAGCTCGCAAACATACTCAATCTTGTCACCTGCACCACTGCGTACTCGTTTATCAAATTCATGTAAATCCTCTTCGTCAAAAACATTAGATAAACTGAGCATTGGACGTTCATGCGTGACTTTATCGACAGTTGAAAGTGGTGCTCCGCCAACACGTTGAGTTGGTGAATCTGGGAAAACCAGATCAGGATAAAGCGTTTCTAAGTCGATTAATTCATTCAGTAATTGATCATATATTGCATCCGGAACGGCCGGTTTATCGAGTACATAATAAGCATGACCATAGTTCCGGAGCATTTCGTTTAATTCATTTACACGTTGTTCTGCTTTTAAGCGATCCATCTAGTTTCCTCCCGATTATACTTTTTCAATCGGCGCAAATTTCGCCAATAAACGTTTAATGCCGACAGGACTTGGAAAGGCAATATCAAGTTCGGTTTGTTCGCCTTCGCCTTTAACGCTAACGACCGTTCCGGTACCCCATTTTTTATGCGTTGCTTTATCGCCCGTTTTCCAACCCAACTTTTCACTGCCTGACTGATTATAGCTAGGACGCGTTACAGCGGGTCGTTTCGGTACTTGTCGATAACTGGTTGCAGCACCAGCACGATGGTGCGCTCGTGTTTGTTCAATCAGCTCTTCTGAAATCTCCGAAATAAACCGTGAAGGCATATTGAAATTACTTTTCCCAAACAATGTGCGTGAAGACGCATGCGTCAAATACAATCGCTGTTCCGCACGCGTAATTCCTACGTAAGCAAGACGACGTTCTTCTTCTAATTCTTCGTCGTCGTTATTCGATCGTGAATGCGGAAAGACGTTTTCTTCCAGTCCAATGATGAATACGACAGGAAACTCCAATCCTTTTGCTGCGTGCATCGTCATTAAAATAATCGGGCCATCTGCATCTTCTTCGTCATCTAATGAATCGATATCCGAAATCAATGCTAAATCGGTTAAGAAAGCGACTAATGATTTGTCGTCACTTTGCTTTTCAAAAGCTTTCGTGACTGATAAAAACTCTTCCAAGTTTTCTAAACGGCTTTCGCCTTCTATGGTTTTATCGTTTTGCAACATTTGGCGGTAGCCCGATTTCTTCAGTATTTCTTCTACCAGTTCCGTTACGGATAAATACTCTTGCATTTGCGTAAAACTATCGATCATCGCGCGGAATTCCAAAGCTGTCTGTGCCGTCTTCGGTGTTAACCCCATAAAGTCAGCTTCTTGCAATGCATCCATAATCGTACGATCTTGTTCAATCGCAAAACGTGCCATTTTCTCGAATGAAGTTGCACCAATTCCACGCTTTGGTTCGTTGATGACACGAGCTAAAGACAAATCATCGTCGTTGTTGGCGATCAAGCGCAAATACGCCAGTAAATCTTTAATTTCTTTACGATCGTAGAACTTTGTTCCGCCAACGATGGTATAAGACATATTCGATTTAACGAACATCTCCTCCATAATTCGTGACTGCGCATTCGTACGGTACAAAATCGCAAAATCAGAAGTTTTGTATTGTTCTTCCTCCATTAACCGCTGGATCGTTTGAACAACAAATTGTGCTTCCTGTCGCTCATCTCCTGCTTTATGCAAAGTGATTGCTGGACCTTCGTCGTTATCAGTCCGCAATTCTTTCGGATAGCGGCTGGTGTTTTTTTGAATCACGTCATTAGCTGCCTGCAAAATACGCTTTGTCGAGCGATAATTTTGCTCAAGCATAATGACTTTCGCATTTGGATAATCTTTCTCAAACGACAAAATGTTCGTGATATCCGCTCCACGCCAGCGATAAATCGACTGATCTGAATCGCCAACCACACAAATATTTTTAAATTTGCTCGCTAATTTTTGAACCAGCTGATACTGGGCGTTGTTCGTGTCTTGGTATTCATCTACATGGATATAATGGAATTTATTTTGATAGTATTCCAATACTTCAGGAACGGTATTAAACAAATTCAACGTCGTCATAATCAAATCATCAAAATCCAGTGACTGATTTTTCTTCAAGCGTTTTTCATATGCTGTATAAACATCCGATACTGTTTTTTCGTACGGATTAAATTGATTCATGTCCGCTGCAAACTGCGATGCATCAATGCATTCGTTTTTTGAAGATGAAATCGCATTTAACATTGTTCGCGGTTCGTATTTTTTCGGATCTAAATTTTGTTGTTTTAAGACATTTTTAATAACCGTCAATTGGTCTGTCGTATCTAAAATCGAAAAACTTTTCGACATTCCTAACTTATCGATATCGCGTCTCAATATACGTACACACATTGAGTGGAACGTAGAAGCCCACATGCGTTGTCCGGTTCCATGCCCTAATAAGCCATCAATCCGGTTACGCATTTCACGCGCTGCTTTATTGGTAAACGTAATGGCTAAAATATTAGATGGATACACTTGCTTTTCCAGCACCAAATAAGCAATACGGTGCGTCAATACACGTGTTTTACCTGATCCCGCACCTGCCATGATTAGTAGAGGACCTTCTGTCGTTTTGACTGCTTCTGCTTGTTCCGGATTCATTCCGTTTAGTAAACTTTTTGTTATCAATTCCATTTCGCACCACCTCGAACATTTGTTCTTACTAGTATAACGATTCATCAGCCGTTTCCGCAACTGCCTCGACGGTTTCCATCGCTTTTTCGATATTTTCATATATGATGTTGCCGACAACAATGGTATCCGCAATTGCAGATGCTTTTTTTGCCATATTTGCTGAATCAATGCCCCCGCCATAAAACAAGCGGGTTTCACATAGAACACTTTTCACTTTTTCTGCTAACTCCATGTCACCAAACATACCGCTGTATTCCAAGTAAAAAATAGGCAAACGGAAAAAATGTTCAGCCATGCGCGCATATGCTAAAACATCTTCTGTCGTTAAATCTGTTTTTGCTCCAGTTAGTTTTGCTGCTTTACAGTCAGCGTTTAGAATACAATAGCCTTCTGGAATCAGTTCATCCCACTCTAAAATTTCGCCATATTCACGAATTGCGCTATGATGAAGTCCTTTAATCCACAGTGGATTGTCGCTGTTTAAAACCGTTGGGATAAAATAATAATCAAAGCCAGGCGCCACAGCGGCAATTGCTGAAACTTCGAGCACGAGTGGCACATCGTAGCGCTGTACACGTTCTGTTAAGCAAAGGACATTATCGAGTGTGACATGATCACTGCCACCAATCAAGATGGCATCCGTCCCGGATCTGCAAATTCGTTCCAAATGTTCATCTGTGATCTCTTTTGCCGGATCTAATTTAAAGACATGTTGCCATGTTTTGAAATCCACCATTTATCACCTAACTTTATCTCAGTTATCATCTATTTAGTATAACAAAAAAACCGAACAGAGTCGGCTCTCTGTTCAGTCTTTTGGAAGTTCAAATGGTTTTTCATCTGGATACAGACGTTCCAACATTCCGTCATAAGCGTCATTGCCGTAGTTCAAGCAACGGCGCACACGAGAAATTGTTGCAGTACTCGCGCCTGTTTCGTTCTTTATTTTTTCATATGTTTTTTTCATGCGCAGCATATGTGCTACTTCCAAACGCTGGGACATCGATTGGATTTCACTAATTGTGCACAAATCATCAAAAAAGCGATAAGCCTCTTCTTTATCTTTTAAAGCCAAAACAGCTTCAATCAACTGATCTGTCTGATGGCCTCTTATTTTGTCGACTTGCATGCAGCTTCATCATCCTTTCCTTGCTCTGATCATCAATGCGTATAGCTGACAGTTTGCTCTATTCCTGGGGCAGTCGGAACGATATGAATCCACGTTTTTCCTGGCACTAGTTTTACCGGCTCTCCATTTGCAGTTGGCACGAGCATTCCATCAAGTGAACTCCACTCTATTTCACGAACGCCTCCTGCTTGGAAAAGTAAAGCCGCTCCACCATTCGTCAAATCAATGGATTGGCGCCCTTTCGAATCGATCGTTTGGTGAGGCGCTTCAAACACTAAAATATTTGAAACTTCGACAATTTCTGATGTTTCTTTATCGGTCGTCAGTTCGCCACCGGAAGACCGGCTATACAAATGCGTTTGTCTATCATAGACATAGTCACTAAAAAACAGCTCATTTGTTCCATACTCCACACTTACCGAAAGAGCCTGTTCCTCTAGTTTAGCATTTTCGAACGAGTCATAGAAATAATAAGGCGATTTCCCACTGTATTCCGTAGAAGCTTGCGTAATCTTCATGGCTCTTGAAACATTTTCCATTGAGATATAGGAGTTGTGAGGCGCCACTCGGTCGGATGATCGCTGAAATAAAGTTCCGTCATGTTGGATACCATTGACATGATCAACCACTCCAGATTCTAGCAGTACTTTGGCATCTGGACTATAGCCGTGAGCTACAAAAAAGCCATCGTATGCCGCGGCCAGTTGGACAAAATATTCCCGTGCACTACGAATCGGCCCCAGTGTTTCTGGAAAATCACTTTGATAAAGCGCAACAAACCGCGTAATATCATATTCGGCAATCATTTCAAAGACCATGTCTGCATTTGTCAGCCCTGTCTGCGGGCGGGCATCTGGATGATTATTAATGACCGCCATGACAGTTCGGCGATTTGTTGGTGGCACTGCCCGTTCTCCCGTGAACGGAGCAGTCGTTAAAACCTGGTCCCCCACTGGCTCTTCAGTGGGATCCTTTTTCATAATCAGCCAAAAGCCTGTAGTAAATGCTGCTAGTACTCCGAGGACTAGCAACGTAAAAACCCAATTTTTCATATCGCTTACCTCATAAATGATGGAAACAAGATTTTTTTATTCATGACATCGTAAATGCCCTTTTGCGTAATCCGTACATACGGTAAATGAGTTGCCTGCAAAAACAATAACGTATAAACCGCATCACCATGCTTATAACCACGTTCGTTTAATGACTTTTTTAATGCTTTCTCTTGATCAATCAACTCTTCCATTGACAGATCTGACATCACACCGCCATAAGGCAGCGGCAGAGATTCGATAATTTCGCCGTTTTCGGTCAGAATAATACCACCTTTTATGCGCTTTAATTCGTTAAATGCAAGCCACATATCTTCGCGATTTTTTCCGATCAGAATAATATCACCTGTATTGGTATACGAAGAAGCAAAGCCGTCCAAGCCCGGTGCAAAACCTTTAATCAACGTATTCACACGCCATTGTCCTTTTTTATCGATAAGCATCAAAAAGCTTTCATCATGCGATTTTGATAAGTTGGCGTCATGTGTATCAACACTGACCGTATAAGGTTTCGTAATGACATCATTAATCATTTCAATTCCAAAAGGCATCGAAAATTGGAAATCACCTTCAGTTAGTTCATAGTCAAGATCAAGGTCAGGCAAAATCGACCAATCGATATTCGGCAAAGATTGAACTTTTTTTCCATCTTTTTTCAGCCATACGCCTTTTGAGATGACCCCAGATGGCACCGGATTATCCATGCTATCGAGAATATTCAAATTGGCGTAACGCCCCGTTGCGATTAAACCATGCAAGCTTGTTACATTGTAATAGCGTGCCACGTTATAAGACGCCATCATATACGCATCAATCGGTGGCACACCGGCCTCAAGTGCAATTTTAATGCACAAATCCATAACCCCGTCTACATGAAAGGCTGGAGTTGAGCCATCAGTCGTCATCATTAACTTGTCAAAAACGTTTAACTCTCGCTCGACAATTCCTTTTAAAAGATTTGGCAGATCAGGTCGAATCGAAGAATGCCGAAGTGTAACGCCATAGCCATGAAGCAAACGCATTTCGACTTCATCTACCGTCATCGCCTCATGATCTCCATCAGCTCCAAGCAGTCTCATCCGCGCCAGAGTCTTTTCCGAAGCACCTGGGAAATGACCTTCGATTTTTTTCAAGCCCATTTTGGCTTTTTGAATCCAATACAACATCTGATCATCGCCTGCCATTAGTTTTGGCCAACCCGTCAGTTCCCCACCAAGTAATACATCTTGACGATCTAACCATTCGCCCACTGATGTGGAAGTAAATAACTGATCTTCATTATTCAATTCTGTCTGCGAATCAAAACGTGTCCACCAATAAAAGCTAAATGGCAATTTCGCTAATTGATCTAGCAATGAAAACGCCTTCTTGTTTTCTAGCGCTAAAAAGAAGGTTAAGTTGTCCGAAAGGAACATTGTCGTTCCTCCTTGAGCCGCATAATCTGCAAAGCTTTGTGGATTATACAATTGTGAAGGATGAACGTGAGGTTCTATGTATCCTGGAACGATAAGTTTATCCGTCATATCGACCACTTCAGTAGCATCGTCAATTTTCGGCATTTCTTTCCCAGCATAAACAATGCGATCTCCAGAAATCCATATAGTACCTGTTACCCATTTCTTAAAAATCCCATGAAGGTACGTTGCATTTATCAAAACGAGATCCGGCGCGATTTCTTTTGTAACAATCTTCAACTGATTTCGAATCTCTGTGTTCTTCCATAACGGATTTACCATTTGCCGGCACCTACTTTCTACTAGTTCAATACTTAATATCGTAGCATAATTATACAATGAAATACAGTTATTCCCTGTAAAAACAAGCATGTTTTAAGTTACTCAGGACACAAAAAATCCACGCATAGCGCGTGGATTTTTTATCAGCTACTGATTATTGATTGGATCGCTAAAAGGTTTCAAAACGTCTTTTTTCTCTTCTTCTTGGAAAGTCAAAACATCCGTAACAGAATCATATGATTCTCCGTAAAATTGTTCATCTTTATACGTATGGATGTCTTCGTACATTTTTTGCATGCCTTCAAAAATCTGTTCTTCTGTTTCACCGCTTGGCGTCCAGTAAAGAATTTCCATGGAATTTTCTTCACCTGTTGCTAATGAACGACGGCAATAGCCAATAGATGACGCATGTTCAAATCCTTCGCGCGCATAAAATCGCAGACGTTTCTCCGTGTCAGTATCTTCGTAATTGACCGGCTCAACTTCAAGAATGATGGGTTTTTTCTTGTCTTTCAACATCTGCAAAGTCTTTCTGCCAAGACCCATTCCGCGGGATTCTTTTGACACAAACAAGTAATCTACAAATGTGAAATGCGGAAATTCTGCATACATTAAGACATGATAAGGACCCTCATCTTTGTAGTAGACGCTCCCTTTTTCTTTTAATAATGCATCCATATGCTCTTTCGACTTCATTTCTTCAACTGGAAAATACTGATTTAACTTTTCATACCAATTCATAGTTTGTCTCCCTTCAATTTTTAAATGCCCTGCTAATTTTGTTTCTGGGGTCTTCATAGGTTTGTCATTCTGGAGTTTATATAGAGGTAAAAGTGGGCTGTTGAAAATCCTCAACTTTAGAATCATTGCCTATAGGGCAGACAATAAAACAAAAATGACACATCTTCTTGTCGAATTTGTGTCATCAGTAAGTATAGCATATATGTATATAAACTTCAATTTAGCGGCTTTTTCTCTTGAATGTTAGATGATCCAATTAGACATTAATAGCCAGTAAAATTGCTACTGGCCATTAATGGGAGATAAAATTATTTTGCACGCCATCCAATGTCTGTCCGGTAGAAAAAGCCGTTCCACTCTACACTGTTCAACTGTTCATAAACTTTTCTCTGAGCGTCTTGAATAGAAGAACCATTTGCTGAAACGAGCAGCACACGTCCTCCGTTTCCAACGTACTTGCCATATGACAGCTTAGTTCCCGCGTGAGTTACTTCCACTCCAGTGAGTTTCGTCAAGTCTGGTAAGCATGCGCCTTTTTCAACAGTCTCTGGATAATTATCAGCTGCAACAACAACACCAAGTACGGCTTGTTCGTCCCACTCTAGTTCAGCCGATTGACCTTTTAAAATGGCATCCATGAATAGCCCAAAATCTGACTTCATGCGTGGTAAAACAACTTGCGTTTCCGGATCGCCAAAACGCGCATTAAATTCAATCACTTTTGGACCTTTTTTCGTTAAAATAACACCTGTATAAAGGATGCCATTAAACGGTGTTTCTTCAGACGCCATCGCTTTAACTGCAGGTTCTACAATTTCAGCATAGGTTTGATCCACAATTGCTTGTGAAATTTGTGGAACAGGTGAATAGGCGCCCATTCCCCCTGTGTTTGGTCCACGATCTCCATCGTAAGCTCGTTTATGATCTTGCGAAATGACCATTGGATAAATTTGACCGCTATGAACGAAAGACATAAACGAAAATTCTTCACCGTCTAAAAACTCTTCAATAACCACTTTTGAGCCAGAGTCTCCGAACTTTTGACCTTCTAACATGTCATTAATGGCAGAAACAGCTTCCTCTTCCGTCATTGCCACAACGACACCTTTCCCAGCCGCAAGTCCATCTGCTTTAATGACAATCGGAGCACCGTGTTGACGAACAAATTCAATAGCTGATGCAGTTTCTGTAAAAGTCTCATAGCCAGCAGTTGGAATTTCGTATTTTTTCATTAATTCTTTTGCAAAAGCTTTGCTGCCTTCAATTTGCGCAGCCACTTTAGACGGACCAAAAATGCGCAATCCTTTGGCTTCAAAAAAGTCGACGATTCCTTCTGATAAAGGCTGTTCAGGTCCGACAAAACTAAAATCGACTTGCTGCTCTTTTGCAAATTCTGCAAGACCCGCAAAATCCATTTCATCAATAGCAAGGACTTCAGCATCTTCCCGCATTCCATCATTGCCTGGAGCTGCATAAACTTTAGTGACCGAAGCAGATTTCGAGAACTGACGGACGATGGCGTGTTCTCGCCCACCTCTTCCAATGACCAATACCTTCATACTTGTTTCACCCCGATTAATGTTTGAAATGACGGACGCCAGTAAACACCATAGCAATTCCGTACTCGTTCGCTTTATCGATCGAATCTTGATCTTTTTTCGAACCACCTGGTTGAATAATCGCTTTTATGCCTGCTTTTGCAGCTGCTTCTACCGTATCATTCATCGGGAAAAACGCATCTGATGCCATAACCGCGCCTTCTGCAGCACTGCCTGCTTGGTCTAACGCAATTTTAGCAGAACCAACACGGTTCATTTGACCTGCACCAATTCCTAATGTCATTTCCGAATTACACACAACAATCGCATTAGATTTTACGTGTTTTACAACATTCCAGCCCAGTTTCAACGCTTCAAGCTCTGCTGCTGTCGGTTGACGATCTGTAGCAACTTGAATATCCGCATCGTCATAGCCAAAAACATCTGGTTGTTGAATTAATAATCCACCTTCTACTGTTACCGTGTTCCATTTGTCGCTAATTTTACTATCGAATGGAATCGTTAATAGACGGATATTTTTCTTTTGGGTCAGTAATTCAATTGCTTCATCAGAAAATGATGGTGCAATAATAATCTCTAAGAAAATCGTCGCTAATTGTTTGGCTGTATCCGCATCTACTTCACGATTTAAAGCAACAATTCCACCAAAAATTGACGTTGAATCGGCTTCATAAGCTTTACCAAAGGCATCTGCGATTGTTTCACCTGTACCAACACCACAGGGATTCATGTGTTTGACGGCAACTGCTGCTGGCATTTTGAATTCTTTAATCATTTGAAGAGCAGCATTGGCATCTTGAATATTGTTGTACGATAATTCCTTGCCATGTACTTGATGTGCGTTGGCA is part of the Planococcus kocurii genome and encodes:
- the purD gene encoding phosphoribosylamine--glycine ligase, coding for MKVLVIGRGGREHAIVRQFSKSASVTKVYAAPGNDGMREDAEVLAIDEMDFAGLAEFAKEQQVDFSFVGPEQPLSEGIVDFFEAKGLRIFGPSKVAAQIEGSKAFAKELMKKYEIPTAGYETFTETASAIEFVRQHGAPIVIKADGLAAGKGVVVAMTEEEAVSAINDMLEGQKFGDSGSKVVIEEFLDGEEFSFMSFVHSGQIYPMVISQDHKRAYDGDRGPNTGGMGAYSPVPQISQAIVDQTYAEIVEPAVKAMASEETPFNGILYTGVILTKKGPKVIEFNARFGDPETQVVLPRMKSDFGLFMDAILKGQSAELEWDEQAVLGVVVAADNYPETVEKGACLPDLTKLTGVEVTHAGTKLSYGKYVGNGGRVLLVSANGSSIQDAQRKVYEQLNSVEWNGFFYRTDIGWRAK
- the purH gene encoding bifunctional phosphoribosylaminoimidazolecarboxamide formyltransferase/IMP cyclohydrolase — translated: MKKRALLSVSDKSGILEFAQELEKMGYELLSTGGTKKFLEENGVAITAVDEVTKFPEILGGRVKTLHPLVHGGLLAKHDDAEHQSQMAENGISPIDIVCVNLYPFRETIVKPDVTVDDAIENIDIGGPTMLRSAAKNHAYVTVIVDAADYAGVLTELQNKQSTTPETRRRLAAKVFRHTAAYDSYISNYLTDLTGEEYPDQLTLTYELSQTLRYGENPHQKAAFYRSPLGSNFSIANAHQVHGKELSYNNIQDANAALQMIKEFKMPAAVAVKHMNPCGVGTGETIADAFGKAYEADSTSIFGGIVALNREVDADTAKQLATIFLEIIIAPSFSDEAIELLTQKKNIRLLTIPFDSKISDKWNTVTVEGGLLIQQPDVFGYDDADIQVATDRQPTAAELEALKLGWNVVKHVKSNAIVVCNSEMTLGIGAGQMNRVGSAKIALDQAGSAAEGAVMASDAFFPMNDTVEAAAKAGIKAIIQPGGSKKDQDSIDKANEYGIAMVFTGVRHFKH